The following proteins come from a genomic window of Diprion similis isolate iyDipSimi1 chromosome 8, iyDipSimi1.1, whole genome shotgun sequence:
- the LOC124408930 gene encoding coronin-7 isoform X2, producing the protein MAWRFKASKYKNAAPVVPKPEACIRDISVGSYQTYGNNIAASAAFMAFNVDHNGSSLAVLPLDDCGRKSKTMPLLHAHTDTVTDMDFSPFHDGLLATGSQDCLVKLWHIPEAGIEESLCNPECTFSHRQRRVEAVRWHPTAEYLLTTVSYTNLSLWDVISQQELFSNNEHAEVIQSLSWKQDGKLLATSCKDKQVRIIDPRSSRCIVNTSPSHQSIKDSRIVWLGDKDRILTTGFDSARLRQVYIRDLRNLSEPVKTLELDCSTGILMPLFDPDTNMLFLAGKGDTTILYMEVTEREPHLVEGIRHSGEQTKGGCLVPKRALNVMQAEVNRLLQLTSNMVIPIMYQVPRKTYRDFHADIYPETAGCVAQNTAAAWIKGHDAPVPKMSLDPSKREKGEDPVTVHKGNLTTLKENHQEIQVEQPKSSQTITITAPKGYAKLQSVVQENDKKIDIDIRQCEEIIQTDIEDEESKIQNGSQTVPPKPLPRASRANSISEEDPKPVARPRTTPNPGCVVTPVNPNAVGGYKPRLGPKPFQAKSGSQEFSFDKVFSVPVAPNTESNGHPTDIGCSADSNTDADKSPTSENEQVKESENGKSDCSSMEEDANSSDSSYKPKTPSTAERRKLFETKVKDESPENEESGNFERGSVNRNSIAERRRLYESRSVSVTDGNLAEKAMGSPTPLRRRDSFKAKSDVIKEDEVKKIIPVLRQQSMDPRLEKPEPVTTPTPKRTSTVFGRVSKFRHLKGTPGHKSTHIENIRNISRQISGECDGFHANPDRVAVPLSGPGGKIAVLELKKTGRLADGVMPALVHGATIMDFQWDPFNNQQLAVACDDGMIRLWEIPPTGLEEPTNEPRSMIEAHADKIYLIKFHPLASNVLASASYDMTVKIWDLTPLQSGESAVAKITLTGHTDQIFSLAWSPCGQYLASACKDGKLRVYKPRDGDTPIREGKGPVGTRGARVVWALDGRFLVVMGFDKVSERQIIVFKADNLNSPLNTVGLDVSPAILMPYYDEDSSTLFLTGRGDSTIYAFEVTEEAPYCCPLSHHRCASLHQGLSFLPKNRCDVTIVEFAAALRLTNNTIEPLSFTVPRIKSELFQDDLFPPTRVTWSPTVSAAEWFGRANKQAPRISLKPPGMDSLTESQGQGVVTAPVSAKQSTAATTPFVGATQPFNRLGWNPDLAGQTKAKQEEDE; encoded by the exons ATGGCTTGGCGATTTAAAGCTTCAAAGTACAAAAATGCTGCGCCGGTTGTGCCGAAACCTGAAGCCTGTATCAGGGATATTTCCGTCGGATCTTATCAGACCTATGGAAATAATATTGCCGCATCTGCAGCCTTCATGGCGTTCAATGTCGACCATAACG GATCTAGTCTCGCTGTTCTTCCACTCGACGACTGTGGAAGAAAGAGTAAAACCATGCCTCTGCTACACGCACACACCGATACTGTCACAGACATGGATTTCTCACCCTTTCATGACGGGCTGCTAGCGACCGGATCGCAAGATTGTCTT GTGAAGCTGTGGCACATTCCTGAAGCTGGGATTGAAGAATCCCTGTGCAATCCTGAATGTACGTTCTCTCACAGGCAGAGAAGAGTTGAGGCTGTGCGGTGGCACCCGACAGCCGAGTATCTCCTCACTACAGTGTCCTACACGAACCTTTCACTTTGGGATGTTATCTCTCAACAGGAATTATTTT CCAACAACGAACATGCAGAAGTGATTCAGTCCCTTAGCTGGAAACAGGATGGCAAGCTGTTGGCAACATCCTGCAAAGACAAACAGGTCAGAATCATCGATCCTCGATCATCTAGATGCATCGTCAACACATCGCCTAGTCATCAGAGCATTAAAGACTCAAGAATTGTGTGGCTCGGTGACAAGGACAGAATATTGACTACGGGATTTGATTCCGCGAGACTGCGTCAAGTTTACATCAGAGATCTGAGGAACTTGAGCGAACCAGTTAAAACACTGGAACTCGACTGCAGCACAGG AATACTCATGCCTCTGTTCGACCCTGACACGAACATGCTTTTCCTAGCTGGGAAAGGTGACACAACAATTTTGTACATGGAGGTGACAGAAAGGGAGCCACATTTAGTCGAGGGGATCAGACATAGCGGAGAACAGACAAAGGGTGGTTGTCTTGTGCCAAAAAGAGCTCTAAACGTAATGCAGGCTGAAGTTAACAGACTCTTGCAGCTGACATCTAACATGGTTATACCGATAATGTATCAAGTGCCAAGAAAA aCTTACAGGGATTTTCATGCCGATATATATCCTGAAACAGCTGGTTGTGTCGCACAGAATACAGCGGCAGCTTGGATCAAAGGACACGATGCCCCGGTGCCAAAAATGTCGCTTGATCCTTCGAAAAGGGAAAAGGGCGAGGATCCTGTAACG GTACACAAAGGAAACTTAACAACGCTGAAAGAAAATCATCAAGAAATACAAGTCGAACAGCCAAAGTCTAGCCAGACTATTACCATCACAGCACCAAAGGGCTACGCCAAATTACAGTCCGTCGTGcaagaaaatgacaaaaaaattgatattgataTAAGACAATGCGAGGAGATAATACAGACCGACATTGAGGATGAAGAGTCAAAGATACAAAACGGCAGCCAAACTGTACCCCCAAAACCACTGCCAAGAGCGTCAAGGGCTAACAGTATTTCTGAGGAAGATCCAAAGCCGGTCGCTAGGCCTCGTACAACGCCGAATCCTGGATGCGTAGTTACGCCAGTAAATCCTAACGCTGTCGGAGGATATAAG CCACGCCTTGGCCCAAAACCGTTTCAAGCAAAATCCGGAAGCCAAGAATTCTCCTTTGACAAAGTCTTCTCTGTTCCGGTGGCCCCGAACACTGAGAGTAATGGTCATCCAACTGACATCGGCTGTTCGGCAGACAGCAATACCGATGCTGACAAATCTCCGACGTCTGAAAACGAGCAGGTCAAAGAGTCGGAAAATGGCAAAAGCGACTGCAGTTCAATGGAAGAGGATGCCAATTCCAGCGATTCCAGTTACAAACCAAAAACTCCGAGTACAGCCGAAAGGCGTAAATTATTTGAGACTAAAGTTAAGGACGAGTCACCAGAGAACGAAGAGTCGGGCAACTTTGAGCGCGGTAGCGTCAATAGAAATTCCATCGCAGAAAGGCGGAGGCTATATGAAAGTCGTTCGGTCTCTGTTACCGACGGTAACTTGGCTGAAAAGGCAATGGGTTCTCCGACTCCTCTAAGAAGGCGGGATTCTTTCAAGGCGAAAAGCGATGTGATCAAAGAAGACGAAGTCAAGAAAATCATCCCAGTGTTGAGACAGCAGAGTATGGATCCTCGGCTTGAGAAACCTGAGCCCGTGACGACGCCAACACCCAAAAGAACTTCCACTGTGTTCG gACGAGTATCGAAATTCAGACATTTGAAAGGAACCCCTGGTCACAAATCGACTCACATTGAGAACATAAGAAACATCAGTCGTCAAATATCTGGAGAATGCGACGGTTTTCATG CTAATCCTGACCGAGTTGCTGTTCCGTTGAGTGGACCGGGTGGCAAAATAGCAGTTTTGGAACTCAAGAAAACGGGTCGATTGGCAGATGGAGTAATGCCAGCACTTGTTCATGGCGCAACAATTATGGACTTTCAATGGGATCCTTTCAATAATCAACAACTTGCCGTCG CATGTGACGATGGAATGATAAGATTGTGGGAGATCCCTCCGACCGGGCTTGAAGAGCCAACGAACGAGCCCCGCTCAATGATTGAAGCTCACGCGGACAAAATCTACTTGATCAAATTTCACCCTCTGGCTTCGAATGTTCTCGCGTCAGCCTCGTACGATatgactgtgaaaatttgggacCTGACTCCCCTTCAGTCTGGCGAGTCTGCGGTCGCCAAAATAACTCTGACTGGTCACACAGACCAAATATTCAGTCTGGCTTGGTCGCCGTGTGGTCAGTATTTAGCCAGTGCCTGCAAGGACGGTAAACTGCGCGTTTATAAACCAAGGGATGGAGACACTCCGATCAGAGAAGGCAAAGGACCGGTTGGAACAAGAGGCGCTAGAGTCGTGTGGGCCCTAGATGGAAGATTTCTAGTCGTCATGGGCTTTGACAA GGTCTCTGAACGACAGATAATCGTCTTCAAGGCGGACAATCTCAATTCGCCACTGAATACAGTCGGTCTCGACGTGTCGCCAGCCATATTGATGCCATATTACGACGAGGACAGTTctactttgtttttaactgGTCGG GGTGATTCAACGATATACGCTTTTGAGGTAACAGAAGAAGCTCCCTACTGCTGCCCACTGAGTCACCATCGCTGTGCAAGTTTACATCAAGGATTGTCGTTTCTGCCTAAAAATCGATGCGATGTGACAATTGTCGAGTTTGCAGCTGCTCTTAGACTAACCAACAATACAATAGAGCCTCTTAGCTTCACTGTGCCTCGTATAAAG AGCGAGTTGTTCCAAGATGACTTATTCCCTCCTACAAGAGTCACGTGGAGTCCGACAGTCAGTGCAGCTGAATGGTTTGGTAGAGCTAACAAACAAGCGCCCAGAATCAGTCTGAAACCTCCAGGAATGGACAGCT TGACCGAAAGTCAGGGACAAGGTGTCGTCACTGCTCCGGTATCTGCGAAGCAGTCAACAGCCGCTACAACACCATTTGTCGGTGCGACGCAACCATTCAATAGACTGGGATGGAATCCAGACCTGGCTGGCCAAACGAAGGCAAAACAAGAAGAG gaCGAGTGA
- the LOC124408930 gene encoding coronin-7 isoform X1: MAWRFKASKYKNAAPVVPKPEACIRDISVGSYQTYGNNIAASAAFMAFNVDHNGSSLAVLPLDDCGRKSKTMPLLHAHTDTVTDMDFSPFHDGLLATGSQDCLVKLWHIPEAGIEESLCNPECTFSHRQRRVEAVRWHPTAEYLLTTVSYTNLSLWDVISQQELFSNNEHAEVIQSLSWKQDGKLLATSCKDKQVRIIDPRSSRCIVNTSPSHQSIKDSRIVWLGDKDRILTTGFDSARLRQVYIRDLRNLSEPVKTLELDCSTGILMPLFDPDTNMLFLAGKGDTTILYMEVTEREPHLVEGIRHSGEQTKGGCLVPKRALNVMQAEVNRLLQLTSNMVIPIMYQVPRKTYRDFHADIYPETAGCVAQNTAAAWIKGHDAPVPKMSLDPSKREKGEDPVTVHKGNLTTLKENHQEIQVEQPKSSQTITITAPKGYAKLQSVVQENDKKIDIDIRQCEEIIQTDIEDEESKIQNGSQTVPPKPLPRASRANSISEEDPKPVARPRTTPNPGCVVTPVNPNAVGGYKPRLGPKPFQAKSGSQEFSFDKVFSVPVAPNTESNGHPTDIGCSADSNTDADKSPTSENEQVKESENGKSDCSSMEEDANSSDSSYKPKTPSTAERRKLFETKVKDESPENEESGNFERGSVNRNSIAERRRLYESRSVSVTDGNLAEKAMGSPTPLRRRDSFKAKSDVIKEDEVKKIIPVLRQQSMDPRLEKPEPVTTPTPKRTSTVFGRVSKFRHLKGTPGHKSTHIENIRNISRQISGECDGFHANPDRVAVPLSGPGGKIAVLELKKTGRLADGVMPALVHGATIMDFQWDPFNNQQLAVACDDGMIRLWEIPPTGLEEPTNEPRSMIEAHADKIYLIKFHPLASNVLASASYDMTVKIWDLTPLQSGESAVAKITLTGHTDQIFSLAWSPCGQYLASACKDGKLRVYKPRDGDTPIREGKGPVGTRGARVVWALDGRFLVVMGFDKVSERQIIVFKADNLNSPLNTVGLDVSPAILMPYYDEDSSTLFLTGRGDSTIYAFEVTEEAPYCCPLSHHRCASLHQGLSFLPKNRCDVTIVEFAAALRLTNNTIEPLSFTVPRIKSELFQDDLFPPTRVTWSPTVSAAEWFGRANKQAPRISLKPPGMDSLTESQGQGVVTAPVSAKQSTAATTPFVGATQPFNRLGWNPDLAGQTKAKQEEIQKSVSNVMGDIVHRSLEQDHMEGVDEREWDE; the protein is encoded by the exons ATGGCTTGGCGATTTAAAGCTTCAAAGTACAAAAATGCTGCGCCGGTTGTGCCGAAACCTGAAGCCTGTATCAGGGATATTTCCGTCGGATCTTATCAGACCTATGGAAATAATATTGCCGCATCTGCAGCCTTCATGGCGTTCAATGTCGACCATAACG GATCTAGTCTCGCTGTTCTTCCACTCGACGACTGTGGAAGAAAGAGTAAAACCATGCCTCTGCTACACGCACACACCGATACTGTCACAGACATGGATTTCTCACCCTTTCATGACGGGCTGCTAGCGACCGGATCGCAAGATTGTCTT GTGAAGCTGTGGCACATTCCTGAAGCTGGGATTGAAGAATCCCTGTGCAATCCTGAATGTACGTTCTCTCACAGGCAGAGAAGAGTTGAGGCTGTGCGGTGGCACCCGACAGCCGAGTATCTCCTCACTACAGTGTCCTACACGAACCTTTCACTTTGGGATGTTATCTCTCAACAGGAATTATTTT CCAACAACGAACATGCAGAAGTGATTCAGTCCCTTAGCTGGAAACAGGATGGCAAGCTGTTGGCAACATCCTGCAAAGACAAACAGGTCAGAATCATCGATCCTCGATCATCTAGATGCATCGTCAACACATCGCCTAGTCATCAGAGCATTAAAGACTCAAGAATTGTGTGGCTCGGTGACAAGGACAGAATATTGACTACGGGATTTGATTCCGCGAGACTGCGTCAAGTTTACATCAGAGATCTGAGGAACTTGAGCGAACCAGTTAAAACACTGGAACTCGACTGCAGCACAGG AATACTCATGCCTCTGTTCGACCCTGACACGAACATGCTTTTCCTAGCTGGGAAAGGTGACACAACAATTTTGTACATGGAGGTGACAGAAAGGGAGCCACATTTAGTCGAGGGGATCAGACATAGCGGAGAACAGACAAAGGGTGGTTGTCTTGTGCCAAAAAGAGCTCTAAACGTAATGCAGGCTGAAGTTAACAGACTCTTGCAGCTGACATCTAACATGGTTATACCGATAATGTATCAAGTGCCAAGAAAA aCTTACAGGGATTTTCATGCCGATATATATCCTGAAACAGCTGGTTGTGTCGCACAGAATACAGCGGCAGCTTGGATCAAAGGACACGATGCCCCGGTGCCAAAAATGTCGCTTGATCCTTCGAAAAGGGAAAAGGGCGAGGATCCTGTAACG GTACACAAAGGAAACTTAACAACGCTGAAAGAAAATCATCAAGAAATACAAGTCGAACAGCCAAAGTCTAGCCAGACTATTACCATCACAGCACCAAAGGGCTACGCCAAATTACAGTCCGTCGTGcaagaaaatgacaaaaaaattgatattgataTAAGACAATGCGAGGAGATAATACAGACCGACATTGAGGATGAAGAGTCAAAGATACAAAACGGCAGCCAAACTGTACCCCCAAAACCACTGCCAAGAGCGTCAAGGGCTAACAGTATTTCTGAGGAAGATCCAAAGCCGGTCGCTAGGCCTCGTACAACGCCGAATCCTGGATGCGTAGTTACGCCAGTAAATCCTAACGCTGTCGGAGGATATAAG CCACGCCTTGGCCCAAAACCGTTTCAAGCAAAATCCGGAAGCCAAGAATTCTCCTTTGACAAAGTCTTCTCTGTTCCGGTGGCCCCGAACACTGAGAGTAATGGTCATCCAACTGACATCGGCTGTTCGGCAGACAGCAATACCGATGCTGACAAATCTCCGACGTCTGAAAACGAGCAGGTCAAAGAGTCGGAAAATGGCAAAAGCGACTGCAGTTCAATGGAAGAGGATGCCAATTCCAGCGATTCCAGTTACAAACCAAAAACTCCGAGTACAGCCGAAAGGCGTAAATTATTTGAGACTAAAGTTAAGGACGAGTCACCAGAGAACGAAGAGTCGGGCAACTTTGAGCGCGGTAGCGTCAATAGAAATTCCATCGCAGAAAGGCGGAGGCTATATGAAAGTCGTTCGGTCTCTGTTACCGACGGTAACTTGGCTGAAAAGGCAATGGGTTCTCCGACTCCTCTAAGAAGGCGGGATTCTTTCAAGGCGAAAAGCGATGTGATCAAAGAAGACGAAGTCAAGAAAATCATCCCAGTGTTGAGACAGCAGAGTATGGATCCTCGGCTTGAGAAACCTGAGCCCGTGACGACGCCAACACCCAAAAGAACTTCCACTGTGTTCG gACGAGTATCGAAATTCAGACATTTGAAAGGAACCCCTGGTCACAAATCGACTCACATTGAGAACATAAGAAACATCAGTCGTCAAATATCTGGAGAATGCGACGGTTTTCATG CTAATCCTGACCGAGTTGCTGTTCCGTTGAGTGGACCGGGTGGCAAAATAGCAGTTTTGGAACTCAAGAAAACGGGTCGATTGGCAGATGGAGTAATGCCAGCACTTGTTCATGGCGCAACAATTATGGACTTTCAATGGGATCCTTTCAATAATCAACAACTTGCCGTCG CATGTGACGATGGAATGATAAGATTGTGGGAGATCCCTCCGACCGGGCTTGAAGAGCCAACGAACGAGCCCCGCTCAATGATTGAAGCTCACGCGGACAAAATCTACTTGATCAAATTTCACCCTCTGGCTTCGAATGTTCTCGCGTCAGCCTCGTACGATatgactgtgaaaatttgggacCTGACTCCCCTTCAGTCTGGCGAGTCTGCGGTCGCCAAAATAACTCTGACTGGTCACACAGACCAAATATTCAGTCTGGCTTGGTCGCCGTGTGGTCAGTATTTAGCCAGTGCCTGCAAGGACGGTAAACTGCGCGTTTATAAACCAAGGGATGGAGACACTCCGATCAGAGAAGGCAAAGGACCGGTTGGAACAAGAGGCGCTAGAGTCGTGTGGGCCCTAGATGGAAGATTTCTAGTCGTCATGGGCTTTGACAA GGTCTCTGAACGACAGATAATCGTCTTCAAGGCGGACAATCTCAATTCGCCACTGAATACAGTCGGTCTCGACGTGTCGCCAGCCATATTGATGCCATATTACGACGAGGACAGTTctactttgtttttaactgGTCGG GGTGATTCAACGATATACGCTTTTGAGGTAACAGAAGAAGCTCCCTACTGCTGCCCACTGAGTCACCATCGCTGTGCAAGTTTACATCAAGGATTGTCGTTTCTGCCTAAAAATCGATGCGATGTGACAATTGTCGAGTTTGCAGCTGCTCTTAGACTAACCAACAATACAATAGAGCCTCTTAGCTTCACTGTGCCTCGTATAAAG AGCGAGTTGTTCCAAGATGACTTATTCCCTCCTACAAGAGTCACGTGGAGTCCGACAGTCAGTGCAGCTGAATGGTTTGGTAGAGCTAACAAACAAGCGCCCAGAATCAGTCTGAAACCTCCAGGAATGGACAGCT TGACCGAAAGTCAGGGACAAGGTGTCGTCACTGCTCCGGTATCTGCGAAGCAGTCAACAGCCGCTACAACACCATTTGTCGGTGCGACGCAACCATTCAATAGACTGGGATGGAATCCAGACCTGGCTGGCCAAACGAAGGCAAAACAAGAAGAG ATTCAAAAGTCAGTGAGCAACGTTATGGGAGATATTGTACACCGTTCTTTGGAGCAAGATCACATGGAAGGAGTCGACGAACGCGAATGG gaCGAGTGA
- the LOC124408930 gene encoding coronin-7 isoform X3, translated as MAWRFKASKYKNAAPVVPKPEACIRDISVGSYQTYGNNIAASAAFMAFNVDHNGSSLAVLPLDDCGRKSKTMPLLHAHTDTVTDMDFSPFHDGLLATGSQDCLVKLWHIPEAGIEESLCNPECTFSHRQRRVEAVRWHPTAEYLLTTVSYTNLSLWDVISQQELFSNNEHAEVIQSLSWKQDGKLLATSCKDKQVRIIDPRSSRCIVNTSPSHQSIKDSRIVWLGDKDRILTTGFDSARLRQVYIRDLRNLSEPVKTLELDCSTGILMPLFDPDTNMLFLAGKGDTTILYMEVTEREPHLVEGIRHSGEQTKGGCLVPKRALNVMQAEVNRLLQLTSNMVIPIMYQVPRKTYRDFHADIYPETAGCVAQNTAAAWIKGHDAPVPKMSLDPSKREKGEDPVTPRLGPKPFQAKSGSQEFSFDKVFSVPVAPNTESNGHPTDIGCSADSNTDADKSPTSENEQVKESENGKSDCSSMEEDANSSDSSYKPKTPSTAERRKLFETKVKDESPENEESGNFERGSVNRNSIAERRRLYESRSVSVTDGNLAEKAMGSPTPLRRRDSFKAKSDVIKEDEVKKIIPVLRQQSMDPRLEKPEPVTTPTPKRTSTVFGRVSKFRHLKGTPGHKSTHIENIRNISRQISGECDGFHANPDRVAVPLSGPGGKIAVLELKKTGRLADGVMPALVHGATIMDFQWDPFNNQQLAVACDDGMIRLWEIPPTGLEEPTNEPRSMIEAHADKIYLIKFHPLASNVLASASYDMTVKIWDLTPLQSGESAVAKITLTGHTDQIFSLAWSPCGQYLASACKDGKLRVYKPRDGDTPIREGKGPVGTRGARVVWALDGRFLVVMGFDKVSERQIIVFKADNLNSPLNTVGLDVSPAILMPYYDEDSSTLFLTGRGDSTIYAFEVTEEAPYCCPLSHHRCASLHQGLSFLPKNRCDVTIVEFAAALRLTNNTIEPLSFTVPRIKSELFQDDLFPPTRVTWSPTVSAAEWFGRANKQAPRISLKPPGMDSLTESQGQGVVTAPVSAKQSTAATTPFVGATQPFNRLGWNPDLAGQTKAKQEEIQKSVSNVMGDIVHRSLEQDHMEGVDEREWDE; from the exons ATGGCTTGGCGATTTAAAGCTTCAAAGTACAAAAATGCTGCGCCGGTTGTGCCGAAACCTGAAGCCTGTATCAGGGATATTTCCGTCGGATCTTATCAGACCTATGGAAATAATATTGCCGCATCTGCAGCCTTCATGGCGTTCAATGTCGACCATAACG GATCTAGTCTCGCTGTTCTTCCACTCGACGACTGTGGAAGAAAGAGTAAAACCATGCCTCTGCTACACGCACACACCGATACTGTCACAGACATGGATTTCTCACCCTTTCATGACGGGCTGCTAGCGACCGGATCGCAAGATTGTCTT GTGAAGCTGTGGCACATTCCTGAAGCTGGGATTGAAGAATCCCTGTGCAATCCTGAATGTACGTTCTCTCACAGGCAGAGAAGAGTTGAGGCTGTGCGGTGGCACCCGACAGCCGAGTATCTCCTCACTACAGTGTCCTACACGAACCTTTCACTTTGGGATGTTATCTCTCAACAGGAATTATTTT CCAACAACGAACATGCAGAAGTGATTCAGTCCCTTAGCTGGAAACAGGATGGCAAGCTGTTGGCAACATCCTGCAAAGACAAACAGGTCAGAATCATCGATCCTCGATCATCTAGATGCATCGTCAACACATCGCCTAGTCATCAGAGCATTAAAGACTCAAGAATTGTGTGGCTCGGTGACAAGGACAGAATATTGACTACGGGATTTGATTCCGCGAGACTGCGTCAAGTTTACATCAGAGATCTGAGGAACTTGAGCGAACCAGTTAAAACACTGGAACTCGACTGCAGCACAGG AATACTCATGCCTCTGTTCGACCCTGACACGAACATGCTTTTCCTAGCTGGGAAAGGTGACACAACAATTTTGTACATGGAGGTGACAGAAAGGGAGCCACATTTAGTCGAGGGGATCAGACATAGCGGAGAACAGACAAAGGGTGGTTGTCTTGTGCCAAAAAGAGCTCTAAACGTAATGCAGGCTGAAGTTAACAGACTCTTGCAGCTGACATCTAACATGGTTATACCGATAATGTATCAAGTGCCAAGAAAA aCTTACAGGGATTTTCATGCCGATATATATCCTGAAACAGCTGGTTGTGTCGCACAGAATACAGCGGCAGCTTGGATCAAAGGACACGATGCCCCGGTGCCAAAAATGTCGCTTGATCCTTCGAAAAGGGAAAAGGGCGAGGATCCTGTAACG CCACGCCTTGGCCCAAAACCGTTTCAAGCAAAATCCGGAAGCCAAGAATTCTCCTTTGACAAAGTCTTCTCTGTTCCGGTGGCCCCGAACACTGAGAGTAATGGTCATCCAACTGACATCGGCTGTTCGGCAGACAGCAATACCGATGCTGACAAATCTCCGACGTCTGAAAACGAGCAGGTCAAAGAGTCGGAAAATGGCAAAAGCGACTGCAGTTCAATGGAAGAGGATGCCAATTCCAGCGATTCCAGTTACAAACCAAAAACTCCGAGTACAGCCGAAAGGCGTAAATTATTTGAGACTAAAGTTAAGGACGAGTCACCAGAGAACGAAGAGTCGGGCAACTTTGAGCGCGGTAGCGTCAATAGAAATTCCATCGCAGAAAGGCGGAGGCTATATGAAAGTCGTTCGGTCTCTGTTACCGACGGTAACTTGGCTGAAAAGGCAATGGGTTCTCCGACTCCTCTAAGAAGGCGGGATTCTTTCAAGGCGAAAAGCGATGTGATCAAAGAAGACGAAGTCAAGAAAATCATCCCAGTGTTGAGACAGCAGAGTATGGATCCTCGGCTTGAGAAACCTGAGCCCGTGACGACGCCAACACCCAAAAGAACTTCCACTGTGTTCG gACGAGTATCGAAATTCAGACATTTGAAAGGAACCCCTGGTCACAAATCGACTCACATTGAGAACATAAGAAACATCAGTCGTCAAATATCTGGAGAATGCGACGGTTTTCATG CTAATCCTGACCGAGTTGCTGTTCCGTTGAGTGGACCGGGTGGCAAAATAGCAGTTTTGGAACTCAAGAAAACGGGTCGATTGGCAGATGGAGTAATGCCAGCACTTGTTCATGGCGCAACAATTATGGACTTTCAATGGGATCCTTTCAATAATCAACAACTTGCCGTCG CATGTGACGATGGAATGATAAGATTGTGGGAGATCCCTCCGACCGGGCTTGAAGAGCCAACGAACGAGCCCCGCTCAATGATTGAAGCTCACGCGGACAAAATCTACTTGATCAAATTTCACCCTCTGGCTTCGAATGTTCTCGCGTCAGCCTCGTACGATatgactgtgaaaatttgggacCTGACTCCCCTTCAGTCTGGCGAGTCTGCGGTCGCCAAAATAACTCTGACTGGTCACACAGACCAAATATTCAGTCTGGCTTGGTCGCCGTGTGGTCAGTATTTAGCCAGTGCCTGCAAGGACGGTAAACTGCGCGTTTATAAACCAAGGGATGGAGACACTCCGATCAGAGAAGGCAAAGGACCGGTTGGAACAAGAGGCGCTAGAGTCGTGTGGGCCCTAGATGGAAGATTTCTAGTCGTCATGGGCTTTGACAA GGTCTCTGAACGACAGATAATCGTCTTCAAGGCGGACAATCTCAATTCGCCACTGAATACAGTCGGTCTCGACGTGTCGCCAGCCATATTGATGCCATATTACGACGAGGACAGTTctactttgtttttaactgGTCGG GGTGATTCAACGATATACGCTTTTGAGGTAACAGAAGAAGCTCCCTACTGCTGCCCACTGAGTCACCATCGCTGTGCAAGTTTACATCAAGGATTGTCGTTTCTGCCTAAAAATCGATGCGATGTGACAATTGTCGAGTTTGCAGCTGCTCTTAGACTAACCAACAATACAATAGAGCCTCTTAGCTTCACTGTGCCTCGTATAAAG AGCGAGTTGTTCCAAGATGACTTATTCCCTCCTACAAGAGTCACGTGGAGTCCGACAGTCAGTGCAGCTGAATGGTTTGGTAGAGCTAACAAACAAGCGCCCAGAATCAGTCTGAAACCTCCAGGAATGGACAGCT TGACCGAAAGTCAGGGACAAGGTGTCGTCACTGCTCCGGTATCTGCGAAGCAGTCAACAGCCGCTACAACACCATTTGTCGGTGCGACGCAACCATTCAATAGACTGGGATGGAATCCAGACCTGGCTGGCCAAACGAAGGCAAAACAAGAAGAG ATTCAAAAGTCAGTGAGCAACGTTATGGGAGATATTGTACACCGTTCTTTGGAGCAAGATCACATGGAAGGAGTCGACGAACGCGAATGG gaCGAGTGA